One genomic segment of Pseudomonadota bacterium includes these proteins:
- a CDS encoding EAL domain-containing protein codes for MIRIGRRHVWWLIALAAFVVVGALRLGGALRPLENFVSDVRARLLRSEVPSDIVIVAIDAKSIAALDQWPWPRRNHAELINQLAKAAPRRVFLDIDFSSASNPLDDALLESALARPRDFPVVLPAFLQYRSAEDDTLVVRKPRPRFARRVELAAVNAQPAPDSLTREWRNSWTLDGQRMPSVIDPHRLLSDDQAVSIDFSISPQSFVHVSYIDVLDGLVPREALAGKTVFVGGTALELRDMLAVPVYGSLPGVELQALATETVNRGAPRVLPDWAALALLAAWTALAALLFSGKHGSSWRRNLAVVSAGMAAAACAACYAFAGSRLVLDAAAPMLAIALLFIAATVRSLDLQTWRALAYGLGMRRRDALLKSVVQSSTDAIICVDEAGIVKTANPAATRLFNCAAYELLDEPIAKFITLLAGDNSGARLGALHGVIRECDARTLTGEVFPVEISVSRVRLNTERLYTAIVRDIRDRRAQQRRLQHQATHDSLTGLPNRAALITRLDMALAARLAPPSIALLMLDLCRFKEVNDTLGHNIGDRVLCEVAQRFAQTLSERGFIARIGGDEFTVVLDQAQSAEGIAQTSQALADSLRAPIDVAGISIEVGVSIGIARYPDDAGDAQTLLRHADVAMYVAKRRGASYEYYDAAHDENTVRKLAIGGELRSAIANNQLELHFQPQVNLRSGMVESAEALVRWFHPSQGSISPAEFVAIAEATDLIRPLTEWTLRGALTQIRGWRDKGVHVRIAVNLSARLLQDTGFPVRLRELLEEAGVPAASLELEITESAMMLDPARALRVIQEIDKLGVLISIDDFGTGYSSLGYLRDLPAHSLKLDKSFVMGMRNNTEDRIIVESTAQMANALRLELVAEGVETEWDAQFLAAAGYDYAQGFHYSRALSADKCLAWIVEFNATAMLTAGETTVTSALHAREESGAGQGFPGLRSAGASNVR; via the coding sequence ATGATCCGAATCGGCCGCCGTCATGTCTGGTGGCTGATCGCGCTCGCCGCATTCGTCGTCGTGGGTGCGTTGCGACTGGGCGGCGCGTTGCGTCCGCTCGAGAACTTCGTCTCCGACGTGCGCGCCAGGCTGCTCAGGAGCGAGGTGCCGAGCGACATCGTCATCGTCGCCATCGACGCGAAGAGCATCGCCGCGCTCGACCAGTGGCCGTGGCCGCGCCGCAATCATGCCGAGCTGATCAACCAGCTGGCGAAAGCCGCGCCGCGGCGCGTGTTCCTCGACATCGATTTCAGTTCGGCGTCCAACCCGCTCGACGACGCGCTGCTCGAATCCGCGCTGGCGCGGCCGCGGGATTTCCCGGTCGTGTTGCCGGCGTTTCTCCAGTACCGCAGCGCCGAGGACGACACGCTGGTGGTGCGCAAACCACGGCCGCGATTCGCGCGGCGCGTCGAGCTCGCCGCCGTGAACGCGCAGCCTGCTCCCGACAGCCTGACGCGCGAATGGCGCAATTCCTGGACGCTGGATGGCCAGAGGATGCCGAGCGTCATCGACCCACACCGCCTGCTCTCCGACGACCAGGCCGTGAGCATCGACTTCTCGATCTCACCGCAATCCTTCGTCCACGTTTCCTATATCGACGTACTCGACGGCCTCGTGCCGCGCGAGGCGTTGGCCGGCAAGACGGTGTTCGTCGGTGGCACGGCGCTCGAACTGCGCGACATGCTGGCGGTGCCGGTCTACGGCTCGCTACCGGGCGTCGAATTGCAGGCGCTGGCCACCGAAACCGTCAACCGTGGCGCGCCGCGCGTGTTGCCGGACTGGGCCGCTCTCGCGCTGCTGGCGGCCTGGACCGCGCTGGCCGCGCTGCTGTTCTCCGGCAAACACGGCAGCAGTTGGCGCCGCAACCTCGCGGTAGTTAGTGCCGGGATGGCTGCGGCGGCCTGCGCGGCCTGCTACGCCTTTGCCGGCAGCCGCCTGGTGCTGGACGCGGCCGCGCCGATGCTGGCGATCGCATTGCTGTTCATCGCGGCCACGGTCCGCTCGCTCGACCTGCAGACCTGGCGCGCGCTGGCATACGGCCTCGGCATGCGCCGCCGCGACGCCCTGCTCAAGAGCGTCGTGCAGTCTTCGACCGACGCCATCATCTGCGTCGACGAAGCCGGCATCGTGAAGACCGCGAATCCGGCCGCGACTCGCCTGTTCAACTGCGCCGCCTACGAGCTGCTCGACGAGCCCATCGCGAAATTCATCACGCTGCTCGCCGGCGACAATTCCGGCGCGCGGCTCGGCGCGTTGCACGGCGTGATCCGCGAATGCGACGCGCGTACGCTCACCGGCGAAGTCTTCCCGGTCGAGATCTCCGTGAGCCGCGTGCGGCTCAACACCGAACGCCTGTACACCGCCATCGTGCGCGACATCCGCGACCGCCGTGCGCAGCAACGCCGCCTGCAGCACCAGGCGACGCACGATTCGCTGACCGGCCTGCCCAATCGCGCCGCACTGATCACTCGGCTGGACATGGCGCTGGCCGCGCGGCTTGCGCCACCGTCCATCGCGCTGCTGATGCTCGATCTGTGCCGCTTCAAGGAAGTGAACGACACGCTCGGCCACAACATCGGCGACCGCGTGTTGTGCGAAGTCGCGCAGCGCTTCGCGCAGACGCTGAGCGAGCGCGGCTTCATCGCGCGCATCGGCGGCGATGAGTTCACCGTCGTTCTCGACCAGGCGCAGAGCGCCGAAGGTATTGCGCAGACCTCACAGGCGCTGGCCGATTCGCTGCGCGCGCCCATCGACGTCGCCGGCATCTCCATCGAAGTCGGCGTCAGCATCGGCATCGCGCGATACCCCGATGACGCCGGCGACGCGCAGACACTGCTGCGCCACGCGGACGTGGCCATGTACGTAGCCAAACGGCGCGGCGCGTCCTACGAGTATTACGATGCCGCACACGACGAGAACACCGTGCGCAAGCTGGCGATCGGCGGCGAGCTGCGCTCGGCGATCGCCAACAACCAGCTCGAGCTGCACTTCCAGCCGCAGGTCAACCTGCGCAGCGGCATGGTCGAGAGCGCCGAGGCGCTGGTGCGCTGGTTTCATCCCTCGCAGGGTTCCATCAGCCCGGCGGAGTTCGTCGCGATTGCCGAGGCCACCGATCTCATCCGGCCGCTCACCGAATGGACACTGCGGGGCGCGCTCACGCAGATCCGCGGCTGGCGCGACAAGGGCGTGCACGTGCGCATCGCCGTGAACCTGTCGGCGCGCCTGCTGCAGGACACCGGCTTCCCGGTGCGACTACGCGAGTTGCTGGAAGAGGCGGGCGTTCCCGCCGCGTCGCTCGAGCTCGAGATCACCGAGAGCGCGATGATGCTCGATCCGGCGCGCGCGCTGCGCGTGATCCAGGAGATCGACAAGCTCGGCGTGCTCATCTCGATTGACGATTTCGGCACCGGCTATTCGTCACTCGGTTATCTGCGCGACCTGCCAGCGCATTCGCTCAAGCTCGACAAGTCGTTCGTGATGGGCATGCGCAACAACACCGAAGACCGCATCATCGTCGAATCGACCGCGCAGATGGCGAATGCGCTGCGGCTCGAGCTCGTGGCCGAAGGAGTCGAGACCGAGTGGGATGCGCAGTTTCTGGCCGCCGCGGGCTACGACTATGCGCAGGGCTTTCACTATTCGCGCGCCCTGTCGGCCGACAAGTGCCTGGCATGGATCGTCGAATTCAACGCCACGGCCATGCTCACGGCCGGCGAAACCACCGTCACGAGCGCGCTGCACGCGCGGGAAGAGAGCGGTGCCGGGCAGGGGTTTCCGGGGTTGCGTTCGGCCGGCGCATCCAATGTGCGCTGA
- a CDS encoding DUF3187 family protein: MNLKQQARIAVLRCFLICALGACVLGSAHAEDGRFYGMLRSRDLTPFGGLRLDMRPAHAVSIEPHSFAFEAELGYQNTWALSANVEKYLTELEKTGVRREIGPAEVQAIRDLPGENYLLDLESATLDLTMHYKISSQWSVYAIATAVSYHGGFMDSGIEKFHETFGFSTFGRHAVARNQTNLVYDLKGSQAVLIGAPQTSGFSDPTFGLRYTGFKLPGRWQMSVETAVKVPLDGERLLLSTGRTDYGLQASIRRLGRRNALHMDFAAVYYAGQEIPAEQDAQVVPTIVIGWERQMTGRTNVNLQGYASKSVYRREQTDLKELLSDKFQLSLGVRHRFDCCVASFAATENLQNLNNTPDIGFQLGFAWVPKIRPQR; encoded by the coding sequence ATGAATTTGAAACAGCAGGCGCGCATTGCGGTACTGCGCTGCTTCTTGATATGCGCATTGGGCGCGTGCGTTCTTGGCAGCGCTCACGCCGAGGACGGGCGCTTCTACGGCATGTTGCGATCGCGCGATCTCACCCCGTTCGGCGGTCTGCGCCTCGACATGCGCCCCGCCCACGCCGTCTCCATCGAACCGCATTCGTTCGCATTCGAGGCGGAGCTCGGTTACCAGAACACCTGGGCGCTCTCGGCCAACGTCGAGAAATACCTGACCGAACTCGAGAAGACGGGCGTGCGGCGGGAAATCGGGCCGGCGGAGGTCCAGGCGATTCGCGATCTGCCCGGCGAGAACTACCTGCTGGATCTCGAGTCCGCGACGCTCGACCTGACCATGCACTACAAGATATCGAGCCAGTGGTCGGTGTATGCCATCGCCACCGCGGTGTCGTATCACGGCGGCTTCATGGATTCGGGAATCGAGAAATTCCACGAGACCTTCGGCTTCAGCACGTTCGGCCGGCATGCCGTCGCGCGCAACCAGACGAATCTGGTCTACGACCTGAAAGGCTCGCAGGCGGTGCTGATAGGTGCGCCGCAGACTTCCGGCTTCAGCGATCCGACCTTCGGCCTGCGTTACACGGGGTTCAAACTACCGGGGCGCTGGCAGATGTCGGTCGAGACCGCGGTCAAGGTGCCGCTCGACGGCGAACGATTGTTGCTGTCGACCGGACGCACGGACTACGGACTGCAGGCGTCCATCCGGCGGCTGGGCCGGCGCAATGCGCTGCACATGGATTTCGCCGCCGTCTACTACGCCGGCCAGGAGATTCCCGCCGAGCAGGATGCGCAGGTCGTACCGACGATCGTCATAGGCTGGGAACGCCAGATGACCGGCCGCACCAACGTCAATCTGCAGGGCTACGCCAGCAAGAGCGTGTACCGGCGCGAGCAGACGGATCTGAAGGAATTGCTCAGCGACAAGTTTCAATTGAGCCTGGGCGTGAGGCATCGTTTCGATTGCTGTGTCGCTTCGTTCGCCGCCACCGAGAATCTGCAGAATCTCAACAACACGCCGGACATCGGGTTCCAGCTCGGGTTCGCGTGGGTGCCGAAGATCAGGCCTCAGCGGTGA
- a CDS encoding ArsC family reductase — protein sequence MGKAPARLYGIPNCDTMKKARVWLDSHGVEYEFHDYKKSGVSRAKLEAWVKTTGWEVLLNRAGTTFRKLPEPAKANVDRRKAIELMLEQPSMIKRPVLERGAALLVGFSPEKYSALGQARPQRSGNKKKAPPD from the coding sequence ATGGGAAAGGCGCCAGCAAGGCTGTACGGCATCCCCAACTGCGACACGATGAAAAAGGCGCGTGTCTGGCTCGACTCGCACGGCGTCGAATACGAATTCCACGATTACAAGAAATCGGGTGTCAGCCGCGCAAAACTCGAGGCGTGGGTGAAAACCACCGGCTGGGAAGTGCTGCTGAACCGCGCCGGCACCACGTTCCGCAAACTGCCGGAACCGGCGAAGGCGAATGTGGATCGGCGCAAGGCGATCGAGCTGATGCTCGAACAGCCATCGATGATCAAGCGGCCGGTGCTCGAGCGGGGCGCGGCGCTACTGGTGGGCTTCAGCCCCGAGAAGTACTCGGCGCTGGGCCAGGCACGGCCGCAAAGGTCAGGGAACAAGAAAAAGGCGCCGCCGGATTGA
- a CDS encoding MFS transporter — MTQQTMSELERVTMARVTWRLLPFLLLLYIVSWLDRVNVGFAKLQMNADLGFSETVYGLGAGIFFVGYALFEVPSNLLLVKFGARLWIARIMITWGLISAGMMFVHDTTTFYAMRFALGVAEAGFLPGIVFYLSQWFPREQRARAVSWFMIGIPLSVVFGGPLSGWLLGFDGHMGLKGWQWLFLVEGLPAVFLGFVVLGFLTDKPAEARWLTAEQRLWLSERIETEHAAAQKKHGFSVGEALRHPTVWLLAFIMFCCQTGSYGLTFWVPSIVKGLSGYTNLEVGLFSALPYIAAAAGMVLIGRSSDRSGERFFHVAIPTAIGALGFIATGLLHSPIPAMIALTVAAVGDYGTRGPFWAMPGKFLSGSAAAGAIGLINAMGAVGGAIGPPAVGYLKDVTGSFVGPMFLLSGILFAGSLMTLVLRKSPALGD, encoded by the coding sequence ATGACACAGCAAACAATGTCGGAGCTCGAGCGCGTGACGATGGCGCGCGTCACCTGGCGTTTGTTGCCGTTCCTGCTGCTGCTGTACATCGTCTCGTGGCTGGACCGCGTCAACGTCGGCTTCGCCAAGCTGCAGATGAACGCGGATCTCGGCTTCAGCGAAACGGTGTACGGACTCGGTGCCGGCATTTTCTTCGTCGGCTACGCCTTGTTCGAAGTACCGAGCAATCTGCTGCTGGTGAAGTTCGGTGCGCGCCTGTGGATCGCGCGCATCATGATCACCTGGGGCCTCATCTCCGCCGGCATGATGTTCGTGCACGACACGACCACTTTCTACGCGATGCGGTTTGCGCTGGGAGTGGCGGAAGCGGGCTTTCTGCCCGGCATCGTCTTCTACCTGAGTCAGTGGTTTCCGCGCGAGCAGCGCGCCCGCGCGGTGTCGTGGTTCATGATCGGCATTCCGCTGTCGGTGGTCTTCGGCGGCCCGCTGTCTGGCTGGTTGTTAGGCTTCGACGGCCACATGGGCCTCAAGGGCTGGCAGTGGCTGTTCCTGGTCGAGGGATTGCCGGCGGTGTTTCTCGGTTTCGTGGTGCTCGGCTTCCTGACCGACAAACCCGCCGAGGCCCGCTGGCTGACGGCGGAACAGCGTTTATGGCTGAGCGAGCGCATCGAAACCGAACACGCGGCGGCGCAGAAAAAACACGGCTTCTCGGTGGGCGAGGCGCTCAGGCACCCGACGGTCTGGCTGCTCGCCTTCATCATGTTCTGCTGCCAGACCGGTAGTTATGGGCTCACGTTCTGGGTTCCTTCCATCGTGAAGGGTTTGTCCGGCTACACGAATCTCGAAGTCGGCCTGTTCTCGGCGTTGCCGTACATCGCGGCCGCCGCCGGCATGGTGCTGATCGGCCGCAGCTCGGATCGCAGCGGCGAACGATTCTTCCACGTGGCGATACCCACCGCGATCGGCGCGCTGGGTTTCATTGCGACGGGCCTGCTGCATTCGCCCATTCCCGCCATGATCGCGCTGACGGTCGCAGCCGTCGGCGACTACGGCACGCGCGGGCCGTTCTGGGCGATGCCGGGCAAATTCCTCTCGGGCAGCGCGGCGGCCGGCGCCATCGGCCTGATCAACGCGATGGGCGCGGTCGGCGGCGCGATCGGCCCGCCCGCGGTGGGTTACCTCAAGGACGTCACCGGCTCGTTCGTCGGCCCGATGTTCCTGCTGTCGGGCATCCTGTTCGCCGGCTCATTGATGACGCTGGTGCTGCGCAAATCGCCGGCCCTCGGAGACTAA
- a CDS encoding Rieske 2Fe-2S domain-containing protein — protein sequence MGEPGEEWIDVGAAEDFKRAPLREAKLGDRLVAVSFKDGRFGVISNVCNHVGGPLGKGRLDGEFVVCPWHQYKFHRCTGEGEPGYEADKVPGYGVKEEGGRLWVTAKATSKRGHLPHEPHPLTRPTTRAPGVLRVGGISSTAMDAGNPRFSTSEHLLGVALEHAAAEFGAETKLIRLNDLKFRNCEGYYSKSAKACTWPCSITSMDQGDQLDQVYELAVHWADILLVATPIRWGAASSLYYKMVERMNCIQNQITLNNKVLIRNKVASFIITGGQDGIQAVAGQMMGFFSEIGYLLPQFPYIAHSLGWEAEDMERNVDYVEASDSLRAGARALVGRGVDMSKALLEREFACASIERGGRKASA from the coding sequence ATGGGCGAGCCAGGTGAAGAGTGGATCGACGTCGGTGCCGCGGAAGACTTCAAGCGCGCGCCGTTGCGGGAAGCAAAACTCGGCGACCGGCTCGTGGCCGTATCGTTCAAGGACGGCAGGTTCGGCGTCATCTCCAATGTCTGCAATCACGTCGGTGGACCTTTGGGGAAAGGCCGCCTCGACGGCGAGTTCGTCGTGTGTCCCTGGCATCAATACAAGTTCCATCGCTGCACGGGAGAGGGCGAACCGGGTTACGAAGCCGATAAGGTGCCGGGCTACGGAGTGAAGGAAGAGGGCGGCCGGCTGTGGGTCACTGCCAAAGCCACCAGCAAACGCGGACATCTGCCTCATGAGCCGCATCCGCTGACGCGGCCGACGACACGCGCGCCCGGAGTTTTGCGGGTCGGCGGTATTTCCAGCACGGCGATGGATGCGGGCAATCCGCGCTTCTCCACCTCGGAACACTTGTTAGGAGTGGCGCTCGAACATGCCGCCGCCGAGTTCGGTGCCGAGACGAAACTGATACGGCTCAACGACCTCAAATTCCGCAACTGCGAGGGCTACTACTCCAAGTCCGCGAAGGCCTGCACCTGGCCGTGTTCCATCACCTCGATGGATCAGGGCGACCAGCTCGACCAAGTATACGAGCTGGCGGTGCACTGGGCCGACATCCTGCTGGTCGCGACGCCGATCCGCTGGGGCGCGGCCAGCTCGCTGTACTACAAGATGGTCGAGCGTATGAACTGCATCCAGAACCAGATCACCCTCAACAACAAGGTGTTGATCCGGAACAAGGTGGCTTCGTTCATCATCACCGGCGGCCAGGACGGCATCCAGGCGGTGGCGGGGCAGATGATGGGGTTCTTCAGCGAGATCGGCTATCTACTGCCGCAGTTTCCGTATATCGCGCATTCGCTGGGATGGGAGGCGGAGGACATGGAGAGGAACGTCGACTATGTCGAGGCCAGCGATTCGTTGCGGGCCGGCGCACGTGCGCTCGTCGGCCGCGGTGTCGACATGTCGAAGGCGCTGCTCGAGCGGGAGTTTGCGTGTGCGTCGATCGAGCGTGGGGGGAGGAAGGCTTCGGCCTGA